The genomic window CGTGATGTATCGTTACATCCCCGTAATCAGATTTAAGTTGTTAGCTGAGCCAGAGAATAAAAAGAGTCATTGTCTTTGCCTCCGGAATGATTTGGTTTCCTCGTGGGTTTGATATGCTGTTTGGGTTTTTGAACAACAGAGTATAAATCGTTCAATTGTTGATCTGTGACTGCTCTGTTAGATGCCCCTCTTGAATGGACCCCGGAGAAGGAGGCTTGATTTAGAGGAACGTCGTTTGAATAGTAGTTGTCACCCTGACCTACTATCTGTAATTCATGTAGATGCTGTCTGGATCTGCAGAGGAGTAGAGGGTCGACGACCTTTCATGTCGGCTCACTGGTTGCTGAGCTTCAAGTCGGATGTCATCAGATTCAACAgccttgaaaaagaaaaaagtgggaCAACAGGGTAAAAAGAAGTGAACAACCGAAGGTCACCAACGAAGCAAAATtaccatcatgcattgtggTGCTAAGTGTAGGCGAGAGGAAAGTGAGGCTTGACTGCTATCAGGAGCGTGACCAGCGTGAACACAGAGACTAATAATATTTGGCTGATTTCTAGAAGCTCTCTTGTTAAAGAATAAAGGATTTCTTGTGGGTTAATGTTAGTTTTGCCTTCCTTTGTGGGAATTATGAGTCTAattttggaaagaaaacaatgacaAGCCCTTGGAAAAGGATGTCTTCCATGGGATTCCATGTGTTATCttcatcaaaagaaaaaagtgctAACAGCAAGAAAACAATCCTGATTCTCATTTGAGCTAAGAAAATGTATCAGGGCACTTACAGATCTTTCTTCAGATAAATTCCCAACTTCATGAAAACTCACCTCCCGTGCATCTTCCTGTGGCACATGAGCACTTGACACAACCTCTGAAGAGATGAGGGGAAACATCGGTCATTATGTCTGCTCAAAGCCTTAGTGACGCTTCACATGAATGCGATGTGTGTTTGGTGGTTTGTGTCTTACTCcgtttcttgtttttcatctttcttaTCAGAAGCAGAATGACCATCAGAAGTGTTGATATGGAAATGACAGCGATCTTCAGATGTAGAACATTTCCTtaccagaggaaaaaaaaaggtgagaagAATAAAGTCGTGTTCACACTTTATGATAAAGCTCTTACTGGGTTGTTGATGCTATCCAGCgtgtttcaaaaagtatttGCTCTTGGGTGTGCCTGTACAATCCGGAATACGGGCACACTCGACTCAAAGTGTGATTTCTGTAAATGGCTCAGTGGGGAGATGCAACCCCTGAATTTATGATAATGCAGAACAGTGAGGAGACAGATATTTCACAACAAGGATCTGAGTGTTAATAATGCTGATCTTATGTCTTATATTCCACTGATAGTTCACAGAATTGTAGACGAACACCAGGCTTGATGATCAAACTAAGTTTTATGTAATATCCTCACTATAGTAAGTCATAACTAGCCTTCAGCTGCTTGGTCACTTGTCGTGCAGGTCTCCCTTTCTCTGCTGAGTGTGCATTATAGTTCGTTTTCaagatttaatgtttttaaaaggatacttaaaggttacatattctcctcctctacaaccagtttaaataagtctcatagcgccccaaaacatgtctgtgaacccctctattttagccctgctcagaacaggctgtttctgtgtctgttcctttaaatatataaattagctgtgtttgaccacaccccctctctggaagggtggctagggctttctcgctccatgacCTATTGTCTACGGTGAGacggcagactcagagggcagaacaaacacctagctgtgggagtgtcacccacctgggggaggggctactgccatttgtgatgtcatgaagggaaaatctccaaatggcctgtttgagcacacattttctgaaaggtggagcaggcaaaaagatggagaggatggacttttctcatcattgaggggtttgtagacggactagagacacatattagagttagagaaacatggtgaaatgtgttttgcatAACGTGACCTTTAAGGTGAATGAGACCCTGTATTAACGTGCAAATGAAGTTAGTCAAATGACTAACGGGTTAGCGTTGACAGCcctaataaaaatacatttgtttttcatttatcagTCAggtgttcattgttttttataCTTATCTTATTATCTAATTTGACATTAATATTTGTAGCACACTGCAGGTTcagcatgaataaatacatatattatGATcgattttatttctttaacaactatttattaaaagaataatggGTTGTGGAGTGTGTGCACTTCTTACCAGCTCCTTTTGTCACAGATGCAGGCAGTGTTGTGGTATTTAAGGTTTGGTTTGTCGTAGACATGTCAGTAAAACCATCAGAGACATGTGGAGATGTAACAGGGCTGGTTGTTGTTACAGTAACAGTGACTGTTATTGGAGTCTTAATGGGACTGGAAGGCtcagctgaaacaaacacacacagtacagtagTGATTAAGTTATCAGCTGTAAGGACAGTTATAATATTTTGACAGAGTGGTGatggttttaaaataaaaataaagagtttTTACTTACCATCCTTGACGTTAACATTCACCTCTATGTATACATCTATCCCAACTATCTCCACTCCACAATAATATTTTCCAGCGTCTGACTTTTGAAGATCAATGAAGGTCACTAGTAATACCTCTCCACTGTTGAATAACTCAATTCGATCCTTACGGATGATCTTTTTATATCCTGCTTTGATGATAACGTGTTTGTCTTCTGTACAAGGACTTGAACAAAAGTACTTCACATTCTCTTTTACATACGTCAAGACGCCCCAGCCTGAGCATCTGATGGTCACAGTTTCCCCGACACGTCCATTTATATTGACAGTCTCCATCTGCACCGCACTCAGAGCTACAGGTGAAAATAAAGTAATTAGTTTATAGTGTATGTCATAGTGTCAATGCATGCATAAATTCAAgcacatgtagagaaactcaacTTGCATGTCTCACTCCATCCATCTGACTTTTTTCAAAAGTcagatggattgaaatgtctgcacaaatcaTTTTTGCTTGTTCAGCACAACTGTGATTCAATGAATCttcttcatgaagtatttgcagaacatttctccatttcctcctcagcttgagaagcctattaaaagtcctcctcactactaACATTTTTacaccttaggagctctcttaagggctaagatgctttgtgaataactttcatctttacaaggatctagtcttaactttaaggggaaattcttagaaaatgtcctgattctaagaaTTTTCTTAGAATTGTGTCACTAGCAGAAACTCTTAGTACTtaggaggctttgtgaatacggcCCCTGGTCTTTGGCGTTGTATCCCAGCACAGCTTGCAATCAGCTTTCagtacacaatgaatggggatgaaTTTGCGTCATGTTGTatgcagtgtgtgatggtggtggctgcaCTCGAGGTGTATTGTTTTACTGGTGCATCGGTCGCACTGGTGATAAGACACAGTGCATTTTTCGATtcaaaaataggtattaaatgTGCGCTTTAtgcaccggattttacggtaccTCATCTGGCTTTCTTTCAACAGTCAAATATATCATTCATTGTAAATGTTTGCATCAAGAACTGTCAAAGAAAGATGTTTCTGCAGTGTGCAGTTCATCCCAAGTCAGCCCCCCTCGTGGCAGTAGTTTCAGGCATCTATGATAGTAATAAGGATTAATCCACTGTTATGCTGattgtcttgtttgcttttctacCTCATCAAGAGATCAGTTTTGATTTAAGGTCAGCTGAACAACTGCTCCCAAGAGCTTGGAAAAGAAAGTAATGACTAACAACAAACCGATGGACAAAAACAACGAGTTGGTACAGCTGCAGCATTTACAAACAAATTGCATTACGTACAAATACAGATAATATCAAAAATCAAATGAACTCACCACACAGAAGACAAGTGTACGCACATATTTTCATCATGAAGAAAAGGACGGGCAGTCATTTAGTGTGTTAGTCTAACCACTGTTTTTAtaacttcctcttcctctcagcccTACCAAGGACCAAAAGCCCCTCCatttccttcacacacacacacacacacacacacacacacacacagtcctcttTAACCTCTCCGTTTCATCCTTCACCTGCCTCTTTGACCTTTTACTCCTGACTCCTTTTCTCTTCAGATGacctcccttcttcttctctcatctCTTGGCTCCTTATCACCCCCCTTTCTCATTTTAATCTGTATTCTGCCCCTCGCTCCGTTTCTTTCGTCCAACCACAAAAAAGCATCTGTCTTCACAGTATGACCTAGCCAAGCATGTAGAAACTGTATTTTAAACAGGTAGCACccatacatgtgtgtttgtctgaatgGAGCCGCATCGGCTGGTCATCGGCTACAGAACATTattctgagaaaacaaaataaagtttaatgTTAGAAGGTGAAAAGTGAATATGTTGCAGAAACTGACAAAAAACATAGTTCAGTCAGTATTCTTTGTCAAAAGAATACTTTGACGCAATTATTTATACTTGGCGGTATGGCTCTGTGAGAGATCTccaggaacagcacacattcctgcccttcccgtgcatacaaggaaagctaTAAGGCATGGAGATAAGCAGCAAACCCCGACAGAGCAAGCATCAATGACaagcatgacattgattaagtcagaatagcagaaaaggaggaggaggagaagggctGCAAATGCGCTTGGAAATGCggcttgcagagggagcagcaaaagtaggcaggctagagcagtttaaataaggtGGCATAtgtactatttggccaataggacgctttgaagcaaatcagctggcTATCAGCTGATGCGGCTGCCTGAGGTCAGCTGTTACCGAAACTCTGGCATGATAACAGAGTGTGACTCcgtggcctgcctgaactaacgctACGCTCCATTTGGATAGATAATCAATGACATAAAGAAGATCATCAAAAAACGAGGGGCACTTTGGTCCCCccctttaaataaatcaatcaatccaaGTTCTGACATGGCTTTGTGGAAGAAATTAGTATTAGTATGACTCCATCAGGAAGTGTGAGATTCACTAAACCAgaacattaataataaaaaatagacttatctactcaatattaaataatattttcCAGCATCTGACTTTTGAAGATCAGTGAAGGTCACATATAAAACATCTTCACTGTTGGTTAACTGAATTCGATCCTTACATTTGATCCAACCAAATTCTGCTTTGatgataatgtgttttttttttccgtacGAGGACTCGGACAAAAGTACTTCACATTCTCTTTTACATACGTCCAGACGCCCCAGCCTGAGCATCTGATGGTCACATTTTCCCCGACACGTTTATCTATGTTGACAGTCTTCATCTGCACCGCACTCAGAGCTACAGGtgaaaataaagttaaatatgtacatttctttttataatGATGTAGAACAATAATGGTGCAAAGAAAACTTTACTGACTCAATGACATTAGCCAACAAACAAAGGAGTAAGTCACTGAAAAGCTGCAGTTTATTCACAAGCTCTAGTAAAGCTCTAGAAATGTAAAACTTACCAGAGAGAAGACAACAAGTGTACGCAAAGATTTTCATCGTGTCAAAAATGATGGTGCAAAGATCAGAACAACAAATGTGTGAGAAAAATGTATGAACTGATCATGGTAGTCTGACCAGAACTTTCACATCATTTCTAAGGCTGAAACTCcaccctaacacacacacgcacgcacacacacacacacacacacacacacacacacacacacacacgcacagaacATAAGGTACAATAATAagaccattttttaaattataccaaaatacagacatgaagtgagaaataaatctttattcagaatttaaaaaaatagcctagaaaatacaaaactttaaatacttcaaagatactttttattgaaaacatcTGACACTTAACAGCCACAGCAACAAAGCGC from Labrus bergylta chromosome 1, fLabBer1.1, whole genome shotgun sequence includes these protein-coding regions:
- the LOC109998057 gene encoding CMRF35-like molecule 1: METVNINGRVGETVTIRCSGWGVLTYVKENVKYFCSSPCTEDKHVIIKAGYKKIIRKDRIELFNSGEVLLVTFIDLQKSDAGKYYCGVEIVGIDVYIEVNVNVKDAEPSSPIKTPITVTVTVTTTSPVTSPHVSDGFTDMSTTNQTLNTTTLPASVTKGAGNVLHLKIAVISISTLLMVILLLIRKMKNKKRKVVSSAHVPQEDAREAVESDDIRLEAQQPVSRHERSSTLYSSADPDSIYMNYR